From Pelmatolapia mariae isolate MD_Pm_ZW linkage group LG22, Pm_UMD_F_2, whole genome shotgun sequence, a single genomic window includes:
- the mrpl24 gene encoding large ribosomal subunit protein uL24m, translating to MRLTALLSMAVRVIVPKDYRYGTNRPWTAAAKRLNPPGKRRRKVFVEPIAPEEWSVLKGDTVEILKGNDKGKQGKVIQVFRRRNWVILEGLNTHHRYIGKTADYRGTYIASEAPILVRDVALVDPSDRKPTEVEWRYTEEGERVRVSLRTGRIIPKPVVERRDGIVPQQWKDGPKDTTPEDALEKTYIPSLKTLEEEVMEKLGIQENRRQRTSYWY from the exons ATGAGGCTGACCGCTCTGCTGTCGATGGCAGTCAGGGTCATTGTGCCCAAAGATTACCGTTACGGCACCAACAGGCCTTGGACAGCCGCTGCTAAAAGGTTAAATCCACcggggaagaggaggaggaaggtgtTTGTTGAGCCGATAGCGCCAGAGGAGTGGTCTGTGCTCAAAGGGGACACG GTTGAGATTCTGAAAGGCAATGACAAGGGAAAGCAGGGGAAAGTTATCCAAGTCTTCAGACGCAGAAACTGGGTCATCCTGGAGGGACTGAACACA CATCACAGGTATATTGGAAAAACTGCAGATTACCGTGGGACGTACATTGCCAGTGAAGCTCCCATCCTGGTCCGTGATGTTGCCCTCGTTGACCCCTCAGACAG GAAGCCCACTGAGGTCGAGTGGAGGTACACAGAAGAGGGTGAGAGAGTCCGAGTGTCACTCAGGACAGGGAGAATCATCCCGAAACCAGTTGTGGAGCGACGAGATGGCATTGTGCCGCAGCAATGGAAAG ATGGGCCTAAAGATACCACTCCCGAAGATGCTCTTGAAAAGACATACATACCATCTCTGAAAACCCTGGAGGAGGAGGTCATGGAGAAACTCGGTATCCAGGAGAACAGGAGGCAACGAACGTCCTACTGGTACTGA